One genomic region from Tigriopus californicus strain San Diego chromosome 4, Tcal_SD_v2.1, whole genome shotgun sequence encodes:
- the LOC131878963 gene encoding uncharacterized protein LOC131878963 gives MPAHIQCQGELICLMTRLGWLWTVANLHPESQDDKQEMEIHTQKVIETFRKENEAWFGRSDLALEFGHCSHEFGNDKYFFQQIDIAATYFLKCLQEKLRRQLCAGCVSDYWNDFRGYPRTRRRPKWIEIAPIKRSESCFKCV, from the exons ATGCCGGCACATATCCAATGCCAAGGCGAATTGATTTGTCTGATGACTCGTTTGGGCTGGCTGTGGACGGTAGCAAATCTCCATCCTGAGTCTCAAGATGACAAACAAGAAATGGAGATCCACACCCAGAAAGTGATTGAAACGTTTCGGAAGGAGAACGAGGCGTG GTTTGGTCGGTCAGATCTGGCCTTGGAATTTGGGCATTGCAGCCACGAGTTCGGGAATGATAAGTACTTCTTCCAGCAAATCGATATTGCGGCCACTTATTTCCTCAAATGTTTGCAAGAGAAACTAAGACGCCAATTGTGTGCAGGATGTGTGTCCGACTACTGGAACGACTTCCGAGGCTATCCTCGAACTCGCCGCCGACCCAAGTGGATTGAAATAGCGCCAATAAAGAGGAGTGAAAGTTGTTTCAAGTGTGTGTAA